In Humulus lupulus chromosome 6, drHumLupu1.1, whole genome shotgun sequence, a single genomic region encodes these proteins:
- the LOC133784371 gene encoding class V chitinase CHIT5b-like, translating to MAGLKYFFPFLIFVVANPLTMAASGSNLGGDRSSLPAIKGGYWPSPRDFPPSAINTSLFTHIFYAFLLPNDVTFKFEISNSTAISLSNFTSTLRHANPPAKTLFSVGGGGARTDFALMASKASSRKAFIQSSIEVARKFGFDGVDLDWESPESPKEMMDFGLLLKEWRWAVNEEAQLTSRPPLLLTAAVYFSVQFFLSEVNHSFPVPAMRESLDWINVMCYDYHGSWSNITGPNSALFDPTSDINTIYGLKSWIRAGMPTEKMVMGLPLYGRTWKLEDPNVSGMGSIAVGPGPGDGALNFKLVDKMIEQEGATVVYDVDTVTVYSVVNSTWITFDNALTVTTKIGFAQALGLRGYFFWALSFDKDDQISTQASRSWVLDK from the exons ATGGCAGGCCTCAAGTACTTCTTTCCTTTTCTCATTTTTGTTGTGGCTAATCCGTTGACCATGGCAGCCTCCGGATCAAATCTTGGCGGCGACCGGTCGTCTCTGCCGGCCATCAAAGGCGGCTACTGGCCATCGCCTAGGGATTTCCCACCATCAGCCATAAACACATCTTTGTTCACACATATTTTCTATGCTTTTCTCCTCCCAAACGACGTCACTTTCAAGTTCGAAATATCGAATTCCACAGCTATTTCTCTCTCCAACTTCACCTCCACCCTTCGCCATGCCAATCCTCCGGCGAAGACTCTGTTCTCCGTCGGCGGAGGCGGAGCTCGTACAGACTTTGCCCTCATGGCGTCCAAAGCTTCTTCACGTAAAGCTTTCATACAATCTTCTATTGAAGTTGCACGTAAGTTTGGGTTTGATGGAGTGGACCTTGATTGGGAATCGCCAGAAAGCCCAAAAGAAATGATGGACTTCGGCCTGTTACTGAAAGAATGGAGATGGGCCGTGAATGAAGAGGCCCAACTCACTTCTAGGCCCCCTCTGCTTCTCACGGCGGCAGTATACTTTTCCGTCCAGTTTTTCTTGTCGGAAGTCAACCATTCGTTCCCGGTGCCGGCGATGAGAGAAAGCTTGGACTGGATCAATGTCATGTGTTATGATTACCATGGATCTTGGAGTAATATAACTGGGCCCAATTCCGCTTTGTTCGATCCAACTAGTGACATAAACACGATTTATGGGCTTAAATCGTGGATTCGGGCCGGAATGCCGACTGAAAAGATGGTCATGGGATTGCCCCTTTATGGGCGGACTTGGAAGCTTGAAGACCCAAATGTCAGTGGAATGGGCTCAATTGCTGTGGGTCCAGGCCCAGGAGATGGGGCGTTGAATTTCAAATTGGTTGACAAGATGATCGAGCAGGAAGGTGCCACCGTGGTGTATGACGTGGACACTGTCACGGTCTATAGTGTTGTGAACTCAACATGGATTACGTTTGATAATGCTCTTACGGTAACTACCAAGATTGGGTTTGCTCAGGCCCTTGGGCTTCGTGGATATTTCTTTTGGGCCTTGAGTTTTGACAAAGATGACCAAATCTCAACACAAG CCTCGAGATCATGGGTTCTTGACAAGTGA